Proteins encoded together in one Salmo trutta chromosome 3, fSalTru1.1, whole genome shotgun sequence window:
- the LOC115184247 gene encoding uncharacterized protein LOC115184247 isoform X2: MFAVVLLVEVRTSNRDVVEVRTSNRDVEVRTSNRDVVVLVEVRTSNRDFVVFVEVRTSNRDVVVLVEVRTSYRDVVVLVEVRTSNRDVVVFVEVRTSNRDVVVLVEVRTSNRDVVVLVEVRTSNRDVVVLVEVRTSNRDVVVLVEVRTSNRDVVVLVEVRTSNRDVVVLVEVRTSNRDVVVLVEVRTSNRDVVVLVEVRTSNRDVVVLVEVRTSNRDVVVLVEVRTSNRDVVVLVEVRTSNRDVVVLVEVRTSNRDVVVLVEVRTSNRDVVVLVEVRTSNRDVVVLVEVGTSNRDVVVLVEVRTSNRDVVVLVEVGTSNRDVVVLVEVRTSDRVTEPWWC, from the exons ATGTTTGCTGTAGTGTTGTTAGTAGAG GTTAGGACTAGTAACAGGGATGTTGTGGAGGTTAGGACTAGTAACAGGGATGTGGAGGTTAGGACTAGTAACAGGGATGTTGTAGTGTTGGTGGAG GTTAGGACTAGTAACAGGGATTTTGTAGTGTTTGTGGAGGTTAGGACTAGTAACAGGGATGTTGTGGTGTTGGTGGAGGTTAGGACTAGTTACAGGGATGTTGTAGTGTTGGTGGAGGTTAGGACTAGTAACAGGGATGTTGTAGTGTTTGTGGAGGTTAGGACTAGTAACAGGGATGTTGTAGTGTTGGTGGAGGTTAGGACTAGTAACAGGGATGTTGTAGTGTTGGTGGAGGTTAGGACTAGTAACAGGGATGTTGTAGTGTTGGTGGAGGTTAGGACTAGTAACAGGGATGTTGTAGTGTTGGTGGAGGTTAGGACTAGTAACAGGGATGTTGTAGTGTTGGTGGAGGTTAGGACTAGTAACAGGGATGTTGTAGTGTTGGTGGAGGTTAGGACTAGTAACAGGGATGTTGTAGTGTTGGTGGAGGTTAGGACTAGTAACAGGGATGTTGTAGTGTTGGTGGAGGTTAGGACTAGTAACAGGGATGTTGTAGTGTTGGTGGAGGTTAGGACTAGTAACAGGGATGTTGTAGTGTTGGTGGAGGTTAGGACTAGTAACAGGGATGTTGTAGTGTTGGTGGAGGTTAGGACTAGTAACAGGGATGTTGTAGTGTTGGTGGAGGTTAGGACTAGTAACAGGGATGTTGTAGTGTTGGTGGAGGTTAGGACTAGTAACAGGGATGTTGTAGTGTTGGTGGAGGTTAGGACTAGTAACAGGGATGTTGTAGTGTTGGTGGAGGTTGGAACGAGTAACAGGGATGTTGTAGTGTTAGTGGAGGTTAGGACTAGTAACAGGGATGTTGTAGTGTTGGTGGAGGTTGGAACGAGTAACAGGGATGTTGTAGTGTTGGTGGAGGTTAGGACTAGTGACAGGGTTACTGAGCCATGGTGGTGTTGA
- the LOC115184247 gene encoding uncharacterized protein LOC115184247 isoform X1, with translation MFAVVLLVEVRTSNRDVVEVRTSNRDVEVRTSNRDVEVRTSNRDVVVLVEVRTSNRDFVVFVEVRTSNRDVVVLVEVRTSYRDVVVLVEVRTSNRDVVVFVEVRTSNRDVVVLVEVRTSNRDVVVLVEVRTSNRDVVVLVEVRTSNRDVVVLVEVRTSNRDVVVLVEVRTSNRDVVVLVEVRTSNRDVVVLVEVRTSNRDVVVLVEVRTSNRDVVVLVEVRTSNRDVVVLVEVRTSNRDVVVLVEVRTSNRDVVVLVEVRTSNRDVVVLVEVRTSNRDVVVLVEVRTSNRDVVVLVEVGTSNRDVVVLVEVRTSNRDVVVLVEVGTSNRDVVVLVEVRTSDRVTEPWWC, from the exons ATGTTTGCTGTAGTGTTGTTAGTAGAG GTTAGGACTAGTAACAGGGATGTTGTGGAGGTTAGGACTAGTAACAGGGATGTGGAG GTTAGGACTAGTAACAGGGATGTGGAGGTTAGGACTAGTAACAGGGATGTTGTAGTGTTGGTGGAGGTTAGGACTAGTAACAGGGATTTTGTAGTGTTTGTGGAGGTTAGGACTAGTAACAGGGATGTTGTGGTGTTGGTGGAGGTTAGGACTAGTTACAGGGATGTTGTAGTGTTGGTGGAGGTTAGGACTAGTAACAGGGATGTTGTAGTGTTTGTGGAGGTTAGGACTAGTAACAGGGATGTTGTAGTGTTGGTGGAGGTTAGGACTAGTAACAGGGATGTTGTAGTGTTGGTGGAGGTTAGGACTAGTAACAGGGATGTTGTAGTGTTGGTGGAGGTTAGGACTAGTAACAGGGATGTTGTAGTGTTGGTGGAGGTTAGGACTAGTAACAGGGATGTTGTAGTGTTGGTGGAGGTTAGGACTAGTAACAGGGATGTTGTAGTGTTGGTGGAGGTTAGGACTAGTAACAGGGATGTTGTAGTGTTGGTGGAGGTTAGGACTAGTAACAGGGATGTTGTAGTGTTGGTGGAGGTTAGGACTAGTAACAGGGATGTTGTAGTGTTGGTGGAGGTTAGGACTAGTAACAGGGATGTTGTAGTGTTGGTGGAGGTTAGGACTAGTAACAGGGATGTTGTAGTGTTGGTGGAGGTTAGGACTAGTAACAGGGATGTTGTAGTGTTGGTGGAGGTTAGGACTAGTAACAGGGATGTTGTAGTGTTGGTGGAGGTTAGGACTAGTAACAGGGATGTTGTAGTGTTGGTGGAGGTTAGGACTAGTAACAGGGATGTTGTAGTGTTGGTGGAGGTTGGAACGAGTAACAGGGATGTTGTAGTGTTAGTGGAGGTTAGGACTAGTAACAGGGATGTTGTAGTGTTGGTGGAGGTTGGAACGAGTAACAGGGATGTTGTAGTGTTGGTGGAGGTTAGGACTAGTGACAGGGTTACTGAGCCATGGTGGTGTTGA